One Thauera sp. K11 DNA window includes the following coding sequences:
- the ribD gene encoding bifunctional diaminohydroxyphosphoribosylaminopyrimidine deaminase/5-amino-6-(5-phosphoribosylamino)uracil reductase RibD, which translates to MTFSATDHAAMAQALALAARGLETTSPNPRVGCILMKDGRIVGEGWHRRAGEPHAEVHALSMAGSAAQGSTAYVTLEPCSHFGRTPPCADALIEAGVSRVVAAMEDPNPLVAGRGLARLRAAGIATQHGLLLQQAQELNIGFVSRMTRGRPWLRLKAASTLDGKTALGNGASQWITGEAARRDGHRWRARACAILTGIGTVREDDPQLTVRAVPCERQPLRIVVDARLEISPRARILHGDPILIVTASEDGPRIRALEADGHQVVVLPNAAGKVDLPRLMQVLAERGLNEIHAEAGLGLNGSLLREHCVDELLLYVAPMLVGDAAQGLFRLPELASLDDARRLRIHDLRSIGDDFRLLARPIPPAEAA; encoded by the coding sequence ATGACCTTTTCGGCAACTGACCACGCTGCGATGGCGCAGGCGCTGGCGCTCGCGGCGCGCGGGCTGGAAACGACCTCGCCCAATCCGCGCGTCGGCTGCATCCTGATGAAGGACGGACGGATCGTGGGCGAAGGGTGGCATCGGCGCGCCGGCGAGCCCCATGCCGAAGTCCACGCACTGTCGATGGCCGGCAGCGCGGCGCAGGGCTCCACCGCCTACGTGACCCTGGAGCCCTGCTCCCACTTCGGCCGTACCCCGCCCTGCGCCGACGCACTGATCGAGGCCGGCGTCAGCCGCGTGGTCGCGGCGATGGAAGACCCCAATCCGCTCGTCGCCGGCCGCGGGCTCGCCCGCCTGCGGGCCGCCGGCATCGCCACCCAGCACGGACTGCTGCTGCAGCAGGCGCAGGAACTCAACATCGGCTTCGTGTCGCGCATGACGCGCGGCCGGCCGTGGCTGCGGCTGAAGGCGGCGAGCACGCTGGACGGCAAGACCGCCCTCGGCAACGGCGCCAGCCAGTGGATCACCGGCGAAGCCGCCCGGCGCGACGGCCATCGCTGGCGCGCGCGCGCCTGCGCCATCCTGACCGGCATCGGCACGGTGCGCGAGGACGACCCGCAGCTCACCGTACGGGCCGTGCCCTGCGAGCGTCAGCCGTTGCGCATCGTCGTCGATGCCAGGCTCGAAATCTCGCCGCGGGCGCGCATCCTGCATGGCGACCCCATTCTGATCGTCACGGCGAGCGAGGACGGGCCGCGCATCCGCGCGCTGGAAGCCGACGGCCACCAGGTCGTCGTCCTGCCCAACGCCGCGGGCAAGGTCGATCTGCCCAGGTTGATGCAGGTGCTTGCCGAGCGCGGGCTCAACGAGATCCACGCCGAGGCCGGTCTCGGGCTGAACGGCTCGCTGCTGCGCGAGCACTGCGTCGATGAGCTGCTTCTCTACGTCGCGCCGATGCTGGTCGGCGACGCGGCCCAGGGCCTGTTCAGGCTGCCCGAGCTCGCCAGCCTGGACGATGCCAGGCGCCTGCGCATACACGACCTGCGCAGCATCGGCGACGACTTCCGGCTGCTCGCGCGGCCGATCCCGCCGGCGGAAGCCGCTTAG
- the pmbA gene encoding metalloprotease PmbA yields the protein MSAQGFSFSQAHLREIATDILKYAKKRGASACSTDVSEGFGQSVAVRKGEVDTIEYNRDKGVGVTVYLGQQRGYASTSDFSKAALKATVDAALSIARFTAPDPCAGLADAALMAKDCPDLDLCHPWNIGVDEAIALARRCEEAAFAVSPKITNSEGANTSIQQAHFVSANSHGFVGGYASTRHGLSCSVIAGEGDGMQREYWYDSRRDAADLMPAEDIGRIAGERALARLGAKKIRTCEVPVIFEAQLAVALIGNFVQAVSGGSLYRKSSFLLDSLGQQVFSPVVGISERPHLKKAFGSSPFDNEGVATRDREVVVDGVLQGYFLSAYSARKLGMQTTGNAGGSHNLRVSAGEDDLPALLRRMDRGLLVTELLGHGVNYVTGDYSRGAAGFWVEKGRIKHAVEEVTIAGNLRDMFRGIVAVGNDALPRGAKHCGSLLIDRMKVAGR from the coding sequence ATGTCCGCACAAGGCTTTTCCTTCTCCCAGGCGCATCTGCGCGAGATTGCCACCGACATCCTGAAGTACGCGAAGAAGCGGGGCGCCTCGGCCTGCTCGACCGACGTCTCGGAAGGCTTCGGCCAATCGGTCGCCGTGCGCAAGGGCGAGGTCGACACCATCGAATACAACCGCGACAAGGGGGTCGGCGTCACCGTTTACCTGGGCCAGCAGCGCGGCTACGCGAGCACTTCGGATTTTTCCAAGGCGGCCCTCAAGGCGACGGTGGACGCGGCGCTGTCGATCGCACGCTTCACCGCCCCCGACCCCTGCGCCGGCCTCGCCGATGCGGCGCTGATGGCGAAGGACTGCCCCGATCTCGACCTGTGCCATCCGTGGAACATCGGCGTGGACGAGGCCATCGCGCTCGCCCGGCGCTGCGAGGAGGCGGCGTTCGCGGTGAGCCCGAAGATCACCAACTCGGAAGGCGCCAACACCTCGATCCAGCAGGCGCACTTCGTCTCCGCCAACAGCCACGGCTTCGTCGGCGGCTATGCCAGCACACGCCACGGCCTGTCGTGCTCGGTGATCGCGGGCGAAGGCGACGGCATGCAGCGGGAATACTGGTACGACTCCCGGCGCGATGCCGCGGATCTGATGCCGGCCGAGGACATCGGCCGCATCGCCGGCGAGCGGGCGCTGGCGCGGCTCGGCGCGAAGAAGATCCGCACCTGCGAGGTGCCGGTGATCTTCGAGGCGCAGCTCGCTGTCGCGCTGATCGGCAACTTCGTGCAGGCTGTCAGCGGCGGCTCGCTGTACCGCAAGTCCAGCTTCCTGCTCGACAGCCTCGGACAGCAGGTGTTCTCGCCCGTCGTCGGCATCTCCGAGCGCCCTCACCTGAAGAAAGCCTTCGGTTCCAGCCCCTTCGACAACGAGGGCGTGGCCACCCGCGACCGCGAAGTGGTGGTCGACGGCGTGCTGCAGGGCTACTTCCTGTCGGCCTATTCGGCGCGCAAGCTCGGCATGCAGACCACCGGCAACGCCGGCGGCTCGCACAACCTGCGCGTCAGTGCGGGCGAAGACGACCTTCCCGCGCTGCTCCGCAGGATGGACCGCGGCCTGCTGGTCACCGAGTTGCTGGGCCATGGCGTGAACTACGTCACCGGCGACTACTCCCGCGGCGCGGCGGGCTTCTGGGTCGAGAAGGGCCGCATCAAGCACGCGGTGGAAGAGGTCACCATCGCCGGCAACCTGCGCGACATGTTCCGCGGCATCGTCGCCGTCGGCAACGACGCCCTGCCGCGCGGCGCCAAGCATTGCGGCTCCCTGCTCATCGACCGGATGAAGGTGGCCGGCCGCTGA
- the yjgA gene encoding ribosome biogenesis factor YjgA, producing the protein MQSDSRRRHSGHADPEPEPPSKTSLKREMHALQDLGEQLVALSPERLRKVPLPEPLYEAIRDAQRFKMEARRRQMQYIGKLMRKIDPEPIQAQLDVFNGSSAAEVAKMHRLERLRSELLEDEKAIGTIAEAWPDADLQYLRTLRRNALKEREAGKPPRAFREMFRVLRELEEGGAQEEDAAGDAGGDDGRAVQ; encoded by the coding sequence ATGCAATCCGATTCGCGCCGCCGCCACTCCGGGCATGCCGACCCCGAGCCCGAGCCGCCCAGCAAGACCAGCCTCAAGCGCGAGATGCACGCCTTGCAGGATCTCGGCGAGCAACTCGTCGCGCTGTCGCCCGAGCGGCTCAGGAAGGTGCCGCTGCCCGAGCCGCTGTACGAGGCGATCCGGGACGCGCAGCGTTTCAAGATGGAGGCGCGCCGGCGCCAGATGCAGTACATCGGCAAGCTGATGCGCAAGATCGACCCCGAGCCTATCCAGGCCCAGCTCGACGTCTTCAACGGCAGTTCCGCCGCCGAGGTGGCGAAGATGCATCGCCTCGAACGCCTGCGCAGCGAGTTGCTGGAGGACGAGAAGGCGATCGGCACGATCGCCGAGGCCTGGCCCGACGCCGACCTGCAGTACCTGCGCACGCTGCGCCGCAACGCGCTGAAGGAGCGCGAGGCGGGCAAGCCGCCCAGGGCCTTCCGCGAGATGTTCCGCGTGCTGCGCGAACTGGAAGAGGGCGGCGCGCAGGAGGAAGACGCCGCAGGCGATGCCGGGGGCGACGACGGGCGGGCAGTTCAGTGA
- a CDS encoding anti-sigma factor family protein, translated as MSTRPPISDAELNAWVDDRLDTDGRTAVDAWLAAHPEEARELEDWRMINERLRAAYEPMLHETVPARLGAALSARRRPSLAAAAAAGWLMLGGLIGAAGGYRYASLDAAPALSAAAGTDLARRAAIAHAVYSPEQRHPVEVGADQEAHLVAWLSKRLGTPLRVPRLGAHGYDLVGGRLLAAEAGPGAQFMYEDAAGRRLTLYVSAQRSEDVRTGFRFAEEDGIGVFYWVDRGFAYALSGKARREVLLPVAEAVYRQLGP; from the coding sequence ATGAGCACCCGCCCCCCCATCTCCGACGCCGAACTCAATGCCTGGGTCGACGACCGCCTCGACACCGACGGACGCACCGCCGTCGACGCCTGGCTTGCCGCCCACCCCGAAGAGGCGCGCGAGCTGGAGGACTGGCGCATGATCAACGAACGCCTGCGCGCAGCCTACGAGCCGATGCTGCACGAGACGGTGCCCGCGCGGCTCGGGGCGGCCTTGTCCGCACGCCGCCGGCCATCGCTGGCCGCCGCCGCCGCCGCGGGCTGGCTGATGCTGGGCGGACTGATCGGTGCGGCCGGCGGCTACCGCTACGCCAGCCTCGATGCGGCGCCCGCGCTCTCCGCCGCGGCGGGGACGGATCTCGCGCGCCGCGCCGCCATCGCCCACGCCGTCTACAGCCCGGAGCAGCGGCATCCGGTGGAAGTCGGCGCGGACCAGGAGGCCCACCTCGTCGCCTGGCTGTCCAAGCGCCTGGGCACGCCGCTGCGCGTTCCCAGGCTCGGTGCGCACGGCTACGATCTGGTGGGCGGCCGGCTGCTCGCCGCCGAAGCCGGCCCCGGCGCCCAGTTCATGTACGAGGATGCCGCCGGCCGGCGCCTGACGCTCTACGTCAGTGCGCAGCGAAGCGAGGACGTGCGCACCGGGTTCCGCTTCGCGGAAGAGGACGGCATCGGGGTTTTCTACTGGGTAGACCGCGGCTTTGCCTACGCGCTGTCGGGCAAGGCGCGGCGCGAGGTCCTGCTGCCCGTGGCCGAGGCGGTCTATCGGCAGCTCGGCCCCTGA
- the nrdR gene encoding transcriptional regulator NrdR codes for MKCPFCGDPNTQVTDTRENEDGDVVRRRRRCVKCDKRFTTYERIDLKMPHIVKRNGNRTEFDHDKLAGSMKLALRKRPVTMEAIEAAVDRIEARLLSMGEQEVPSAKIGELVMKELKKLDKVAYIRFASVYRNFADVDEFSEVIREVQARPRRGRPPAQPAADSENDLFGN; via the coding sequence ATGAAATGCCCCTTCTGCGGCGACCCCAACACCCAGGTCACCGACACGCGCGAGAACGAGGACGGCGACGTCGTGAGGCGTCGCCGTCGCTGCGTCAAGTGCGACAAGCGCTTCACCACCTACGAGCGCATCGACCTCAAGATGCCGCACATCGTCAAGCGCAACGGCAACCGCACCGAGTTCGACCACGACAAGCTCGCCGGCAGCATGAAGCTGGCGCTGCGCAAGCGTCCGGTGACGATGGAGGCGATCGAGGCGGCGGTCGACCGCATCGAGGCGCGGCTGCTGTCCATGGGCGAGCAGGAGGTACCGAGCGCGAAGATCGGCGAACTGGTGATGAAGGAGCTGAAGAAGCTCGACAAGGTCGCCTACATCCGCTTCGCCTCGGTGTATCGCAACTTCGCCGACGTCGACGAATTCTCCGAGGTGATCCGCGAGGTCCAGGCCCGGCCCAGGCGCGGGCGCCCGCCCGCGCAGCCGGCGGCCGATTCCGAGAATGACCTTTTCGGCAACTGA
- a CDS encoding COG4315 family predicted lipoprotein yields MNTRSRLLAALALLTLSAAGPGAHAADAPAMARDGVLVTPAGMTLYTFDKDPADATRSMCNGPCANNWPPLAADKSAAPTGDWKPIARDDGGMQWSYKGKPLYTWSKDQKPGDRSGDGMNGVWHTAAP; encoded by the coding sequence ATGAACACTCGAAGCCGCCTGCTCGCCGCCCTCGCACTGCTGACCCTGTCCGCCGCCGGCCCCGGTGCGCACGCCGCCGACGCGCCGGCCATGGCCAGGGACGGCGTCCTCGTCACGCCGGCCGGCATGACGCTGTACACCTTCGACAAGGACCCGGCGGACGCCACCAGGAGCATGTGCAACGGCCCCTGCGCAAACAACTGGCCGCCGCTCGCCGCCGACAAGTCGGCCGCCCCCACCGGCGACTGGAAGCCGATCGCGCGCGACGACGGTGGCATGCAGTGGTCGTACAAGGGCAAGCCGCTCTACACCTGGAGCAAGGACCAGAAGCCCGGCGACCGCAGCGGCGACGGCATGAACGGCGTCTGGCACACCGCTGCGCCCTGA
- the msrP gene encoding protein-methionine-sulfoxide reductase catalytic subunit MsrP gives MLIQRPSDILPSEITPHALFEDRRRFLRDTGLLLAAGAIGGALPRAEAAGAAAKLGPLAASPFSTGEEKTGYKAVTTYNNFYEFGTDKGDPVENAGRLATRPWTVRVEGLAGKPRTFDIDELLRFAPLEERIYRMRCVEGWSMVIPWVGFPLASLLKRVEPLGSAKYVEFVTHYDPQVMSRRQVLDWPYTEGLRLDEALHPLTILTVGLYGEVLPNQNGAPVRLVVPWKYGFKSVKSIVTIRLTEKQPATAWNKAARHEYGFYSNVNPQVDHPRWSQATERRIGEIRKRPTLMFNGYAEQVASLYQGMDLRANF, from the coding sequence ATGCTCATCCAGCGCCCCTCCGACATCCTTCCGTCCGAAATCACGCCGCATGCCCTGTTCGAAGACCGCCGCCGCTTCCTGCGCGACACCGGCCTGCTGCTCGCCGCCGGCGCGATCGGCGGCGCCCTGCCCAGGGCCGAAGCGGCCGGCGCCGCAGCGAAGCTCGGTCCGCTCGCCGCGTCCCCGTTCAGCACGGGCGAGGAGAAAACCGGCTACAAGGCCGTCACCACCTACAACAACTTCTACGAATTCGGCACCGACAAGGGCGATCCGGTGGAAAACGCCGGCCGCCTGGCCACCCGCCCGTGGACGGTGCGCGTCGAAGGGCTCGCCGGCAAGCCGCGCACCTTCGACATCGACGAACTGCTGCGTTTCGCACCGCTGGAGGAACGCATCTACCGCATGCGCTGCGTCGAGGGCTGGTCGATGGTGATCCCGTGGGTGGGTTTCCCGCTTGCCAGCCTGCTCAAGCGGGTGGAGCCGCTGGGCAGCGCGAAGTACGTCGAGTTCGTCACCCACTACGACCCGCAGGTGATGAGCCGCCGGCAGGTGCTCGACTGGCCCTACACCGAGGGCCTGCGCCTGGACGAGGCGCTGCATCCGCTGACCATCCTGACCGTCGGCCTCTACGGCGAGGTGCTGCCGAACCAGAACGGCGCCCCGGTGAGGCTGGTGGTGCCGTGGAAGTACGGCTTCAAGAGCGTGAAGTCCATCGTGACGATCCGACTCACCGAGAAGCAGCCCGCCACCGCGTGGAACAAGGCCGCACGGCATGAGTACGGCTTCTATTCGAACGTGAACCCGCAGGTCGACCACCCGCGCTGGAGCCAGGCGACCGAGCGGCGCATCGGCGAGATCCGCAAGCGTCCGACGCTGATGTTCAACGGCTACGCCGAGCAGGTCGCGAGCCTCTACCAGGGCATGGACCTGCGCGCCAATTTCTGA
- the mog gene encoding molybdopterin adenylyltransferase gives MSGHLRIGLVSISDRASDGRYEDQGIPALQDWLAAALVSPWSAETRLIPDERPLIERTLIELADVAGCALILTTGGTGPAPRDVTPEATLAVGDKEMPGFGEEMRRISLSFVPTAILSRQVAVIRGKSLIVNLPGQPKSIRETLEGVRAADGSVRHVGIFAAIPYCIDLIGGPYVETDDAVVKAFRPKSAIRPRQA, from the coding sequence GTGAGCGGGCATCTGCGCATCGGCCTGGTGTCGATCAGCGACCGCGCATCGGACGGGCGCTACGAAGACCAGGGCATCCCCGCGCTGCAGGACTGGCTGGCGGCCGCGCTGGTCTCGCCGTGGAGCGCCGAGACGCGGCTGATCCCCGACGAGCGCCCGTTGATCGAGCGCACCCTGATCGAACTCGCCGACGTCGCCGGCTGCGCGCTGATCCTGACCACCGGCGGCACCGGCCCGGCGCCGCGCGACGTCACGCCCGAGGCGACGCTGGCGGTGGGCGACAAGGAGATGCCCGGCTTCGGCGAGGAGATGCGGCGCATCAGCCTCAGTTTCGTGCCGACCGCCATCCTGTCGCGCCAGGTCGCGGTGATCCGCGGCAAGAGCCTGATCGTCAACCTGCCCGGCCAGCCGAAGTCCATCCGCGAGACGCTGGAAGGCGTGCGCGCGGCCGACGGTAGCGTGCGGCACGTGGGTATCTTCGCCGCCATCCCCTACTGCATCGACCTCATCGGCGGCCCCTACGTCGAGACCGACGACGCGGTGGTCAAGGCTTTCCGGCCGAAGAGCGCGATCCGCCCGCGGCAGGCGTAG
- the glyA gene encoding serine hydroxymethyltransferase, whose translation MFSSQDTLAKVDPELWAAIQAENRRQEDHIELIASENYVSRAVMEAQGSQLTNKYAEGYPGKRYYGGCEHVDVAEQLAIDRLRKLFGAEAANVQPNSGSQANQAVLMAFAKPGDTIMGMSLAEGGHLTHGMPLNMSGKWFNVVAYGLNEKEEIDYDKMEALAREHKPRIIIAGASAYSLRIDFERFAKVAREIGAIFWVDMAHYAGLIAAGFYPNPVPHADVVTSTTHKTLRGPRGGIILMKAEHEKAINSAIFPGLQGGPLMHVIAAKAVSFKEAASPAFRNYQEQVIANARVMARVLSEERGLRIISGRTESHVFLVDLRPKKITGKAAEAVLGSAHITVNKNSIPNDPEKPFVTSGIRIGSPAMTTRGFTEIEAEQIAHLIADVLDAPEDQAAIARVRGQVAELCAKFPVYGK comes from the coding sequence ATGTTCTCCTCGCAAGACACCCTCGCCAAGGTCGATCCCGAACTGTGGGCCGCCATCCAGGCGGAGAACCGCCGCCAGGAAGATCACATCGAACTGATCGCTTCGGAAAACTACGTCTCCCGCGCCGTGATGGAAGCCCAGGGCTCCCAGCTCACGAACAAGTACGCGGAAGGCTATCCGGGCAAGCGCTACTACGGGGGCTGCGAGCATGTCGACGTCGCCGAACAACTGGCGATCGACCGCCTCAGGAAGCTGTTCGGCGCCGAAGCGGCCAACGTGCAGCCGAATTCGGGCTCGCAGGCCAACCAGGCGGTGCTGATGGCCTTCGCCAAGCCGGGCGACACCATCATGGGCATGAGCCTGGCCGAAGGCGGCCACCTGACCCACGGCATGCCGCTCAACATGTCGGGCAAGTGGTTCAACGTCGTCGCCTACGGCCTGAACGAGAAGGAAGAGATCGACTACGACAAGATGGAAGCGCTGGCGCGCGAACACAAGCCGCGCATCATCATTGCCGGCGCGTCGGCCTATTCGCTGCGCATCGATTTCGAGCGCTTCGCGAAGGTCGCCAGGGAAATCGGCGCCATCTTCTGGGTCGACATGGCGCACTACGCCGGCCTGATCGCGGCGGGTTTCTACCCGAACCCCGTTCCCCATGCCGACGTCGTCACCTCGACCACCCACAAGACGCTGCGCGGCCCGCGCGGCGGCATCATCCTGATGAAGGCCGAGCACGAGAAGGCGATCAACTCCGCCATCTTCCCCGGCCTGCAGGGTGGCCCGCTGATGCACGTGATCGCGGCGAAGGCGGTGTCGTTCAAGGAAGCGGCCTCCCCCGCCTTCCGCAACTACCAGGAACAGGTCATCGCCAATGCCCGCGTGATGGCGCGCGTGCTCTCCGAGGAGCGCGGCCTGCGCATCATCTCCGGCCGCACCGAGAGCCACGTCTTCCTCGTCGACCTGCGTCCGAAGAAGATCACCGGCAAGGCCGCCGAAGCCGTGCTGGGCAGCGCCCACATCACGGTGAACAAGAACTCGATCCCGAACGATCCCGAAAAGCCCTTCGTCACCTCCGGCATCCGCATCGGCTCGCCGGCCATGACCACCCGCGGCTTCACCGAGATCGAGGCGGAGCAGATCGCCCACTTGATCGCCGACGTGCTCGACGCTCCGGAGGACCAGGCGGCGATCGCGCGCGTGCGCGGCCAGGTGGCCGAGCTGTGCGCGAAGTTCCCGGTGTACGGCAAGTGA
- a CDS encoding sigma-70 family RNA polymerase sigma factor — translation MSFQDDLLAEIPRLRRYARALTGDAARADDLVQDTLERALGRWRLWRPGNLRAWLMTMMHNLFINEVRAVSAVEYRDGAELPERPARPPQDDGLELRDLERALQALPAEQREVLLLIGLEDLTYEDVARITGVPVGTVMSRLSRARGRLRGLLSGASPHPTSSGRSHLRIVK, via the coding sequence ATGTCCTTCCAGGACGACCTGCTCGCCGAGATTCCCCGCCTGCGCCGCTACGCCCGGGCGCTGACGGGGGATGCCGCGCGCGCCGACGACCTGGTGCAGGACACGCTGGAGCGCGCGCTCGGCCGCTGGCGGCTGTGGCGCCCGGGCAACCTGCGGGCCTGGCTGATGACCATGATGCACAACCTGTTCATCAACGAAGTCCGTGCCGTGTCCGCGGTCGAATACCGCGACGGCGCCGAACTGCCCGAGCGTCCGGCGCGCCCGCCCCAGGACGACGGGCTGGAGCTGCGCGACCTGGAGCGCGCCCTGCAGGCGCTCCCTGCCGAACAGCGCGAAGTGTTGCTGCTCATCGGCCTCGAGGATCTCACCTACGAGGACGTCGCGCGCATCACCGGCGTGCCGGTCGGCACCGTGATGTCGCGCCTGTCGCGCGCCCGCGGCCGGCTGCGCGGCCTGCTGTCGGGCGCGTCGCCGCACCCGACGTCCTCGGGCAGATCCCATCTGCGAATCGTGAAATGA
- a CDS encoding HesA/MoeB/ThiF family protein: protein MNDDQLLRYSRHILLPEIDVAGQEAILGARVLVVGAGGLGSPAAMYLAAAGVGTLALADDDAVDLTNLQRQILHSTQAVGQPKVESGRDTLHRLNPLCRVETIARRLEGEALAEQVAAADVVLDCSDNFATRHGVNRACVRHRKPLVSGAAIRFDGQVSVFDMRRPQAACYHCLFPEGDDVEEVRCAVMGVFAPLVGIIGATQAAEALKLIVGCGEPLAGRLLLLDGLSMTWRSVAFGRDPGCAVCGSAAR, encoded by the coding sequence ATGAACGACGATCAGCTGCTGCGCTACAGCCGCCACATCCTGCTGCCCGAGATCGATGTCGCCGGCCAGGAGGCGATACTCGGCGCGCGCGTGCTCGTCGTCGGCGCCGGCGGGCTCGGCTCGCCGGCGGCCATGTATCTGGCTGCGGCCGGCGTCGGCACGCTGGCGCTGGCCGATGACGATGCGGTGGATCTCACCAACCTGCAGCGCCAGATCCTGCATTCCACGCAGGCCGTAGGGCAGCCGAAGGTCGAGTCGGGGCGCGACACGCTGCATCGCCTCAATCCACTGTGCCGCGTGGAGACGATCGCGCGGCGACTCGAAGGGGAGGCCCTGGCCGAGCAGGTGGCCGCGGCGGACGTGGTGCTGGACTGCAGCGACAATTTCGCCACCCGCCACGGCGTCAACCGGGCCTGCGTGCGCCATCGCAAGCCACTGGTGTCCGGGGCGGCGATTCGTTTCGACGGCCAGGTGTCGGTGTTCGACATGCGCCGGCCGCAGGCGGCCTGCTATCACTGCCTGTTCCCCGAGGGGGACGACGTGGAAGAAGTGCGCTGCGCGGTGATGGGCGTGTTCGCGCCGCTGGTGGGCATCATCGGCGCGACCCAGGCCGCCGAGGCGCTGAAGCTGATCGTCGGCTGCGGCGAGCCGCTGGCCGGCCGGTTGCTGTTGCTCGACGGCCTGTCGATGACCTGGCGCAGCGTCGCGTTCGGCAGGGACCCGGGCTGCGCCGTGTGCGGCAGTGCCGCGCGGTAG
- a CDS encoding protein-methionine-sulfoxide reductase heme-binding subunit MsrQ — MTTTPRMPGRVWIGWIKAVLFALCLLPALRLALGWQDDALGANPIETITRASGEWTLNFLLITLAVTPLRRLSGLNWLLRLRRMLGLFAFAYGCAHLATYLWLDQFFDWPAIAHDILKRPFITVGFAALVLMTPLALTSNAWSIRHLGGRRWQALHRSVYGIAILGVVHYWWLVKADVREPMLYAFALAWLLGMRAWWREQERRRQQSMPPPVPPFKGRVIRIVPTDK; from the coding sequence ATGACGACGACACCTCGAATGCCGGGCCGGGTCTGGATCGGCTGGATCAAGGCCGTACTGTTCGCGCTCTGCCTGCTGCCCGCGCTGCGTCTCGCGCTGGGCTGGCAGGACGACGCCCTGGGAGCGAACCCGATCGAGACGATCACCCGCGCCAGCGGCGAGTGGACGCTGAACTTCCTGCTCATCACGCTGGCCGTCACGCCGCTGCGCCGCCTCTCCGGCCTCAACTGGCTGCTGCGGCTGCGGCGGATGCTGGGCCTGTTCGCGTTCGCCTACGGCTGCGCGCACCTGGCGACCTATCTGTGGCTGGACCAGTTCTTCGACTGGCCGGCGATCGCGCACGACATCCTGAAGCGCCCCTTCATCACCGTCGGCTTCGCCGCGCTGGTGCTGATGACGCCGCTGGCGCTCACCTCCAACGCGTGGTCGATCCGGCACCTAGGCGGCCGCAGGTGGCAGGCGCTGCACCGCTCGGTGTACGGCATCGCCATCCTCGGCGTGGTCCACTACTGGTGGCTGGTGAAGGCGGACGTGCGCGAACCGATGCTCTACGCCTTCGCCCTGGCCTGGCTGCTGGGCATGCGCGCCTGGTGGCGCGAGCAGGAGCGGCGCCGGCAGCAGTCCATGCCGCCGCCGGTACCTCCTTTCAAGGGCCGCGTCATCCGCATCGTGCCGACGGACAAGTAG
- a CDS encoding histidine phosphatase family protein, producing MNMNIHFPNPAGCRICLVRHGETGWNAERRLQGHIDIPLNDRGLAQAASTARSLADHRFGAMYSSDLQRAHATARAIAGLRPQPLKTEPRLRERHYGVFQGLTHDEASVRFPEAYARFKARDIEQPIPGDGESLAAFAARVVAALTEIAQRHAGERVLVVAHGGVLDVAHRLAAGKPLHTPRDFTIPNAALNWIEHDAGRWRLIAWGDERHLAHALDELPNA from the coding sequence ATGAACATGAACATCCATTTTCCGAACCCCGCCGGCTGCAGGATCTGCCTCGTCCGCCATGGCGAGACCGGCTGGAATGCCGAGAGGCGGCTGCAGGGACACATCGACATTCCGCTCAACGACAGGGGGCTCGCGCAGGCTGCGAGCACGGCGCGCAGCCTGGCGGACCACCGCTTCGGCGCAATGTACAGCAGCGACCTGCAGCGCGCGCACGCCACCGCACGGGCCATCGCCGGGCTCCGCCCGCAGCCGCTGAAGACCGAGCCCCGACTGCGCGAACGGCACTATGGCGTGTTCCAGGGGCTCACCCATGACGAGGCGTCGGTGCGTTTTCCCGAAGCCTATGCACGATTCAAGGCACGCGACATCGAGCAGCCGATACCCGGTGACGGCGAGAGCCTCGCCGCCTTCGCCGCCCGCGTGGTCGCGGCCCTGACCGAGATCGCGCAGCGCCACGCCGGCGAACGGGTGCTCGTCGTCGCGCACGGCGGCGTGCTGGACGTCGCGCACCGCCTCGCCGCCGGCAAGCCGCTGCACACGCCGCGCGACTTCACGATCCCGAACGCGGCGCTGAACTGGATCGAGCACGACGCCGGGCGGTGGCGCCTGATCGCCTGGGGCGACGAGCGCCATCTCGCGCACGCGCTGGACGAGTTGCCGAACGCCTGA